The following DNA comes from Gloeocapsa sp. DLM2.Bin57.
TCTTCCTTGTCTCACCTTCGCCAGAATCTCATTGTCAAAAACCTACACCTGTGAGCTCTCCCCTTCTCCCTCTTCTTAAGGAGCGAGTCTCTCTCTTATCCACTCATCCTCTTTAAGTTGATAACGAAGGCGATCGTGTAAACGATTAGGGCGACCTTGCCAAAATTCGATTAGCATAGGTTTAAGCAGAAATCCCCCCCAATGAGGAGGACGTGGGATATCTTGTTCTTGATATTTGATCTCAAGATTGGCTAATTCTTGTTCTAAAACTTCTCGATTAGGAATGACGCTACTTTGATTAGATACCCAAGCGCCTAATTGAGAGCCTCGGGGACGACTAGAGAAATACTCGTCTGACTCTTCTGGTGTAGTTTGAGTTATTGTTCCTTCGATACGGACTTGACGTTCTAATTCTGACCACCAAAATACTAAAGCTGCCTGGGGATTAGCCAGGAGTTGTTGGGCTTTGTCACTGTTATAATTAGTATAGAAGACGAAACCTCTGTGATCGAAGCCTTTGAGTAAAACCATTCTCGCTACTGGATAACCAGCTGAGTTAGTTGTAGCTAAAGTCATACTATTAGGTTCTAAGATTTCAGCGGCGATCGCCTGAGATAACC
Coding sequences within:
- the pdxH gene encoding pyridoxamine 5'-phosphate oxidase — its product is MNKLSVADLRQNYTRAGLMEAEAPLNPIELFDLWLSQAIAAEILEPNSMTLATTNSAGYPVARMVLLKGFDHRGFVFYTNYNSDKAQQLLANPQAALVFWWSELERQVRIEGTITQTTPEESDEYFSSRPRGSQLGAWVSNQSSVIPNREVLEQELANLEIKYQEQDIPRPPHWGGFLLKPMLIEFWQGRPNRLHDRLRYQLKEDEWIRERLAP